The Ciconia boyciana chromosome 26, ASM3463844v1, whole genome shotgun sequence nucleotide sequence TCTCTGAGGTGTGATGGCTGAGGAGCGGCTGATTTCTGAGGGGAGGCGGCTGAAGGGGATTGTGTGGTGGGGGGCAGCACACAAAATGGCAACACCCACCTGAGGATGAGGGAGCGGGGAGCTCCTGAGGGAGCAGCTCTCTGGGGATGGTGAGGGGGAAACCTTCCTCTGGCGTTTTTCCTGTCAGGGTTAGGGGGGAAAGGGCCATTCCCTCATTTTAGGTCCCTGGGCAGTGGCTGCTGCGTGGTGCAGGGCCTGCTGAAAACATGGCAGCTCAACCTGGTTTcctgaggagaggggagggcagcgggaCAGCCTCTCTAACCTCCCTgccttgttttctctctcttccccaagGCTGCAAGATCAAAGCCCTGCGGGCAAAGACCAACACCTACATCAAGACGCCAGTGCGGGGTGAGGAGCCGGTCTTCATGGTGACTGGACGGCGGGAGGACGTGGCCATGGCCCGGCGGGAGATCATCTCTGCTGCCGAGCACTTCTCCATGATCAGGGCCTCCCGCAACAAGGCTGGCACCACTTTTGGTAGCGCTCCCACCTTGCCGGGGCAAGTCACTATCCGGGTGCGCGTGCCCTACCGTGTGGTGGGCTTGGTGGTGGGCCCCAAAGGAGCCACCATCAAGCGGATCCAGCAGCAGACCAACACCTACATCATCACGCCCAGCCGGGACCGGGACCCCGTCTTCGAAATCACTGGCGCGCCGGGCAACGTTGAGCGTGCCCGGGAAGAGATTGAGACCCACATCGCGGTGAGGACGGGCAAGATCCTGGAGTACAACAACGAGAACGActtcctctccagcagcccCGACTCCGGCATGGAGAACCGCTACTCGGAGGCCTGGCGGGTCCATACGCCGGCACCGGGCTGCAAGCCCCTCTCCACCTTCCGGCAGAACAGCCTGGGGTGCATTGGCGACTGCTCCGTCGACCCCGTCTACGAGACCCCCCGGCTGAATGACCAAAACGACTTCAATTACGGTTACCTCTTCCCCAACTATGGCGTGAACAAGCAAGATCTGTATTATGGGGTGCCAGAGTCGGGTGCCCCGATGTGGGCTGGGCAGGAGAACACCAACCCCGTCTCGGTGCTCTTCTCGAAGCAGCAGCGGTCCAGCAGTACCGGCGCCATCCACCCAAATTCACATCGCTCCCCGTCCTCCTCCATCCAAGAGCCCAATCTCTCCGGTCTCCCCAGGCGGTCGCAGGGGGAACCGCTCCAAGGGTTTTCCAAGCTGGGGACGACTACCGCTGCCCGGACGTCTGTCTCCAGCAGCCGCGAGTGCATGGTGTGTTTCGAAAGCGAAGTTACGGCAGCTCTGGTGCCGTGCGGCCACAACCTCTTCTGCATGGAGTGTGCCGTGAGGATCTGTGAGAGGACTGATCCAGAGTGCCCGGTTTGCCACGCTGCAGCCACTCAGGCCATTAGAATATTTTCCTAAAGAGACAGAGCAGGgcattggggtgggggggtgggggtaggAAGGGAGCGTGGGGGGgtccaggaaagaaaaatgatgatgataataataataataataatgatgataatgatgataataataataataataataatgacatctgaagaacaaacaaatgaatgaaagaataaattaatttaaagaagaagaagaagaaaaaaaaagaaattattttacaagcaatgtatgttattttttaaaaaaaaaagtgaataataaaattaaaatgaatagcAAAGCCAGAAATTTTGAAGGGCGAACGATGCTCCAGCCTgcaatgtcttttttaaaacaagtactCTGAACGCACACTCGGATCTCGCAAGCAAAGCGGTTTAGTTCagttttttttggtggtgagATTGGGACTTCTCTGCATTGACCAAGCCAGGCCATCTCGATCGGAcggggaagggagcagggacGCGGGGAGGGCCCTGCCAGCCTTTCTTCTCCAGCCACGTTCAATCTTCATCTTGGTCTGAAGCCCCTACTCTCCTCCCCCCCAGGGATGTCAGCCCAACTGGGAgctcagaaagaaacaaatagaaagaaaggaaaacgGATGACGGggatttagaaaaacaaaaaagaaaccatcaACCTCTGGGAACCTGTTAGAACGAGGGCACAACTGTATTACCTcaaagatttaaacaaaaaaaaaaaaaaccacagcagctAAAGaacttttattgttttcctttttttctaaaaaaaaaccaaacaaaaaaccacaaaaaaaagaaaatcaaaaaaagaagatgaagaaataaaaatgacgCCGGTGAAACTGAAGAAGGTTTGGAAGAACCTATTGGAATCACACTGGGCGatgagcatttattttattattctgagCCACCGTGGAGTCTGgaactttgttctttttttccttatccgAGCAGGGATTTGTTCATCAGACGAATCAGGAGTCACTAACAGGGTATTTCAAAAGCAGTCCTGAGTTCCCATCCATGGGGGGAGTGTATCGACTTCCGCGTTTCCGTAGTTCACTCTTCATCCTTTTTTCCAAGTGATGCCAGCTGCAGCTACACACAACACGCATGCGCACgcgcacacgcacgcacacacataacattgtgcttttcttttcttaaaaaatatatatatcgCACCAAAACCTAAGAAAGACGATCATGCAATACAGGCAATGAGCCCATATGAAACCAACATGCATcccaacagaaagcaaaaaaaccccgagtttatatatataattttgttgTCGTCGTTTTTAAACTGGACCAAAACTTTTGTTACCCAAAACcgagtgggggaaaaaaaaaagaagaaaaagtatttctttatgGACCAAAACCTCTTCAGCTGTCCTTTACCTGGATCTTCCTGAGGTTGGCCacttttatatattatatttttttcagaatgaaacaaaacaaaaaaaaaattgccttgtTGAACATCCTTTAATCATTTCGAGACTCCTGGTTTTGTTAAATCAGATACTTTTTAAACCATTGGGAAGTGGGAGAGGATGGGCTTCGAATCTGGCTTCCGTGCCAATGCACACAAGATGCAAGCCAGCGTCTTAACATCATCAGGTTTGTGGAACCAGTCTCTGGATGCCAAAATGCTGTGATGGTAAAGATGTGTGTTGGATTAACCTATCAAGTACCATATACCtatctataaatatatgtgtatatatatatataggcaCTTAACTCATCAAgcacctatatatatatatatgtgtatatacaattatatatatataatttttctccCACCACCACCGCTTCCCCGTTTCCTACCCCTCGACTTCTGCTCACAGATCCTGGACCCTGATTTAGAACTGAACCAACAAGTTTCACAACTTGGCAGAGGCAGTTctacagcaaaaaaacaaacaaaaacaaaacaaaacaaaaatcgcctgagattttttgtttcccttcagtTACAGGAGACTTTATTTTCATCGTAATAATGTTCCTGGGAACATCCCCTCTTCTGCTCAGTTTGCTGCCGCTTGCTCCCGGTTGCTGCCTCCACCCCGGTACGGTCTGCTCGAGCCATCCTCTGCCACCGGAGGAGAGGCTGAGCTTGCCACTCTCGGGGCAGGCTGCTCCGGTGCTCTGCGTCGATAAAGATCCACTTTCGATCTTCAGATATCGGGTGGAGGGGCGTGAAATGATGTGCCTCCACCATTTTGCATCAACGGTAAAATATTACGTAGGGGCAAGAGGTCGATGGAGGGGTGGACGACGTTCCTAGGCTCTGTAGTGGATGCTGatgttttggaaaaagtaaaaaaaaaaaaaaaaaaaaaaaggcaaaaaaaaaaaagctgtgctaAAGGGACACTGTCGGGTCGAATTTGTACTCACCTCCTCCCCAAAGCTTTAAGAAATCTCCGGCCGCTCGGTTCTCCCGGCCCTGTGGTGCGCACAGCTGTTTGCGCCGGGACCGGGTCGGGATGCGAGCGCTTCCCAGGGGCAGGCGCCGCGTTTTGGACCCGTCGGTGTGGGAGCCGTGGGGCGAcggagggctgggggtgctggccagccctgctctggccGGACTCCCAAAGCCTCCACGGCCCGGTGCTGTCCCAGGGCACAGATGTGAAAGCCATCCCCCCGTGGAAGCGTGGCCTCGGCAAAGGCTTCAGAGCCCCGGCCAGCTCTGGCCACATCCTTTCTAAAACTGGCCCAGTTCTCGTTCAAAATCTGGCTTCGGTTTGGTCCCAGtaaaagaaggggaagggagagggggaacatttctgttctccaggcggtaacctctcccctccccaggcacacCACCTCCTCCGTCatgtcccgtcccgtcccgtccccccaccccagggttGTATTTTTAACCGTTCATTGTGCAAAATTCTCCCGCTGATGTCGAGAGAGTGGTTGGGGCAAGAACTGGGTTgtgggggcgggcgggggcgggcggggaggggggatcCAACCACCCTTCGAAGGGGCGTTCGGAAATGTTCGTGTTGGTAATGGAGGGGATTTAGCTGGAAACTGCAACGGCAAATGCTTCCCTGGCCGAGTCCCCCGGGGCCGATATGTTAGTTGAGTTGACTAGTCGTTCTTGGCTGAGTGAAGTCTGTTCGTGGTAATGTGAGCAAGTTTTTGATCAATGTCTTTATTTGATGCCAGGTTGTGAAGAGGTGGGTGGGaacggggaggggggaaggagacaCCCGTGTCGGGgacctggggtgggggggacctATTCTAGCACTGACCCtagggagtggggaggggggaaggtcCGGGGGGCTCTTGTCTGCTCCTTTTATCTCCTCCCTTACCTTAACAAGCGAAAAACGATGTAAAAGCCTCCTGCATGCTGAAAaatgttagagaaaaaaaaaaaaacctttctttttaaaaaaaaaaaaggaaaaataataaaaaaaaaggagtaatgACCCAAACAAACGTCCATGCTTGCTGATCGGAACCGGAGGGGGGCTGTCCGTCTGTCCAGGCAGCGGCACGTCTGCCCCTCTCTGCAGACGAGGTTCCTCCTCAAGTCTCCAAGTTGGCCTTTAATAAAATCTTCAGTTCCAATaacctttatatatatatatatatacatatatatatacatatacatatatattaaaagaaagcttgATGTAGCAGTTCTAGTTTAAAATGAATAGAAGTATTTCGGcccctgttttattttgatttctccttttcccctgctttccCCTGTACCCTCACCGACTCCATATTTTGATGTAGCAACTTcggaagaaagaaaaacaggcgCTGTAAACGCACCGAGAGCTACCTCTGGCCCGAGAAGGGGCTGCACGGGGGGCTCGGGCAGTGCGGGAGAGCTgcggcccccgccgctccccggcccgACACGGGCACCCGGcgaggggcagccccgggccctGCCTGTTAGCATCCTAGGGGAGCCCGGTTGCGGGGCTTAAGCAACAAATTTGcgtaacttttttttttttttttctctctttttaaatatatgtatatatataaaaatcttaaaaaaaaaaataaaaacaaaaaacaagaaaaatgccCATGACCTTAACTATTTGCTCTGACTTGTATCTTCCTTGATAGGTGACTAAAAATGGCTTGTTGGTCTAATTCACCAGCAATAACGTTAACTAAAGACAGacccctcctccctgcaccctgcccttCTCCGCAGCAAGGTCCGAGCCCCCGCGCGCCGCACGCgtctgctttcctccttccctcccgccTTGCGGGGCTGCCTTTGGTGACCGACCTTGcaatagcagcagcagcgtAAAGCAGCTAGGCGAAACCTCGCTACCTTCAACCGCCCTGACCGTCTCTCCCAGGACGCTGGGGGATAACCCATTCGGGGTGCTAGATATCGGCACCCTACTTGcgccccggggagggagggaggcacgTGGCGCTGGGACCTGGCACACGAAGCCGGGTCTCGCCGAGCCGCCcggctctccctccctctggtTTAGGAGCAGCAAAACCCTTGCAGGGAGCCTGGTTCTCAAGACCCCCATCCTGCAAATCACACGGGGGCTTAACTTCACGGCTAGCGAGCAGCCCACCAAAATCAGGCCGGCTCCCGGCAGTGGTAAAGCAAAGCATCCGTGCTTGCAGGATGGGACCTCGCGGGTGGCCCAATGCAATGGACGCTGCTGGTTTTCCGTCGGCCGGTGGGGATGGTGGAGCCAGGGCGGGGACCCGGCTGAGGACCCGACTGTGACTTGCCGTGCCCGGATGAATGCCGGTGGCGGTCTCCCCCGGGCACTcatcctgctgcagggctgagcgTGTCGGGGTGCTTTTGTGAGGCAGGCGGCGCAGCCTCCGACGGCGCGAGCGGTGGGACAGAGGGCAGGTCCCCAAAAACCCGGGGGGCTCGGAGCGTGGCTGCATTGGAAGGTGCTGAGCTGTTAGCAGGAGGCTTCCAGGTCCAGGCAGGATCAGACCCGTGGGGGGATGGAGTGGACCGAGCAAATGGGACTGACTTGGTGCCAGACGCCCCAGTTCAGCGCGCCGCTGGGATTTACGCATGTGCTTTGCCAAACTGCAGCCGACTTCGGCACTTGCTGAAACCGAGGAGCGGGGGCTCCGGTGCTTTGCTGAATTTGGGACTCATCCTGCAAACTTTCCTCGTGGACGTGACCTCCCGGGCAGAGCCGAGACGGCGTTGGGGCTGTGGGAGCGGGGCCTCCCCGCTCCTGGCACGGCGGGGAGATGTGACCGGGGAGCGGACGGGTGGCAGCGGGGTGCTCGGCAGGGGAGTTTCGGGGTGATGCCTGCGCTGCTCTGCCGCGTCCCCCGAAACCTGCTGCGTCTTCGGCCGGTGTTTGCAAGCTGCCGCGGCGGGGACAGGGACTCCTGGAGAAGGGACGATGTGGGGGAGAGGGTGACAAAACATAACAAAGGGAAACGGAGGGGTAAAGTAATATCATGCTGTGATGTCATCCTCATCGACATAAATTATATAGAGAATAGTATGTATTATAAtacataacaaaagaaaaaaaaagaaccaaaattgGATTTATATTTAATGAGGAGATACTATAAAAATATCTTGTCCTAGCTCCCatttgcaaaagtatttttcagctggagggatatctattatttttttctcttttctttctttcttaaaaaaaaaaataatctccatACGTACAAAGGCTCAGACTGTTAATATTGTGAACCTCTTAAATCAAAATGCTCCAACCTGTTTATTTGGTATTTGAAGGGTTTATTTTGATGCATTTACtggtgttttttaaagagagagagaggagggaaaaaaagactaagattttaaaattagaacatttctttataatttaatattctattttaataaatgcatttattacATGTAAATGTAGCAAGGAACTGGgctaataaaaatactttttattaggtaatttattataagaaaaaaggatattttattttatgataaaGTGATCCTTAAAAGTTTAGAAGGTTTAGAATATATGTAggttaaaaaatacatttgtatcCAGAGTATTgcttaaaaagtgtttttaatatatgtttccttttttgtgtgtgcgtgtgtgtatgtaaaaGGTGATAGTTATGGTGCAGATAGCCCTTTccagaaataagaaattaacACAGTtggatgtatttaaaaaaaaaaaaaaaagaaaaaaggtaattaaaaaccagagaagtagaagagaaaaaaccaCTATGAATCAAAGCCCGTGCGGTCGTTTCGAAGCCCCCGTCCTGTGGTTGCTCTGCCTAGCGAGTCCCTTGGCGAGGGGTCGAGGTCTGAGCGCGCTGAAACGTCTTTGCGGGATCGGGCCCTGGCTGCGGCAACCCTCCGGCCTGGGGCGCCGGCTCTTTCGGCAGCATCGCCCAGCGCCGGTCCCCggcgagccccggccccgctgcggcAAAGCACTTCAGCGCATCCCTGGCGCCCACGGGCTCGCCGGGGTCCGGCTCCGACCCACCGCCCAGGGCGGGCGCTGGGTGATGAAGGTTTGCTCTCGCCGAGATGTctttggggagggcaggggcttgGGAGGAGGCTGGATGCTCTCCGAAAGCGCTTTGCTTTTTGGTTACTCACCTCTTCCGAAGCTCACCAAGCTTTTTAACCAAAAAGCTCACCAAGCTTTTTGGTTACTCACCTCTTCAGCCCTCCTCCTGCTCGTTTTCCTACCAGCACTACAACGAGCCCTCTCCTGTCCCAGGGAGCCGGTAGagagttttgccattgattcGGTTCGCAGCAGGGTTTCGGAGAGCTCTGTATAAACCTGCTTCTTGTCGGAGGCGAGAGGATTTATGGTCCTTCCCGCAGCCTTGACGGGAGGGACCAACAGCCACCGGGACGGGAGCGTGCTcgcagggctgctctgcggACGAGGGTGGTGGTCGCCGTCCGTTGCCTCCCTTTAGGCTTTGGCTCccttgctttctgcagctgagcGGGCTGCAAGGACAGGAGTATTTTGTCCCAGCGTTCAGGCCAGACCTGATCTTGCAAACATCCACCGTCGTCCTTTTGGACATAAGGGCTTGTGCAGGACCGGTGCCCTACGGCAGCTGCTTTGGGCTTGTACCTGGTGCTCCGAGCGGCCAGGGGACGCGACAGCTTGTGCAgagcccctgcccagctccgACCCGTCCTAGCTCGGTAAATGTTACCCTTTCTGCTCCCCCCCGAGCCAGCACGGGCACGTCTCGTGCAAGACAACTAACGTAAGGCCAGCCCGGAGCGAGCGGCGTGCTCCCTTTTTAGCCTGGGAGGCTCTGAGCTCGCAAAGCACGTGCTTTAATCCAGGAAAGCACTTAAGCGTGCGCTTAGCTTCAGCCACAGCCCTTGAGCGTTTTGCAGGTTCTCGGCCCAAGGAGCTGCTTTGCAGCCTCGACCTCCCCGTGGGCTGGGGGGCGCGGAGGGTCCCATGCCTCCCCCACGAAGCCAGCCCTTGTCCCGCTCCCCTtcccaaagcagcaggaagaTGGGGGGGATGCTTCTGCTCTGTTGCCTttcaaagaagcattttaaaataagatttttttgtttgtttgtttgtttgtttgtttttaaccaaaaaggagaagaaaaaaaaagaagaaaagtttgagTTGAtgggtattaaaaaaaagttaataataataaacattcaaatttatttcatataatcCTAGagtaaagattaaaataaaattaactagTTCAAATAGTAGATGCTATCCATATTGTTTAATCTATAGTAGATCCAAGTGATCCCAGACAGAGCAGAATGTAAAATAAACTTGTAAACAAGATCAGCTATCATTTTTAACTTCCCCAGAAATTCCATCTTTTTTTGGTactatttttctgaagcaaacaaataaacGAACGAAAGCCTAACAAAATAGCAGACCACCGACTGGTACCTTCTGTCAATCAAAGtcctgaagttatttttatagaggggaaaaaaaaaaaaagggatctaataatatgtatttttttaaaaagatacgTTTGggtttttatgttgcttttttaataaaaatataaagatttgGCTGGTCACTGAACAAAATAAGGAAGTTTTAGGCCGTTATTTTTGCCTTATTCTGACCTCCAGCCTCGGGCCTGGAGcatgaaatttcagaaaaagaaacgTTAAAAGTTGCTGTTACTTTTCTTGTGCTGTTCTTGCTTTTTGAACTTCTCCAAGCACCGAAGGTGTTGGAAGGTCCCCGGGATGGGCGGGTGGGACCGTTCCTGGGtgggaaggcaaaggaaaggaaaattggATTAACTCCCCTCTAACGTGACGGACAGAGCTCGAAGGCAGCGAGGTGCTGGTGCGAAGGCGCGGGGCTCCTCTGGCGTGTCCGCTGCGGGGCCGTGAGTTAGGCTTTCTGCCCTCGGAGCCGGGCAGTAGACATAGGACATTAGGGTTggtttgttccctttttttagttttttttctttttttggttataTCTCGACCCAGTGAGGAAGCATTGCACCAGGGAGACGATGCGCGCCTTGGGATGAGCTCGCTTGTTTAGCAACTGGCATCTTTCAGGATGCCAGATTTGACTTGTTGGgtggtttttcttctgtgccGGATGCTCCCTTAAGGGAGCTATTGCTCAGCCTCAAATCATCGGGTTCGAGTGCTGGAGCTGCGGgtgaaacatttgcaaaagGCTCGGCTGCTCTGGGAGGTCCTTCCCGCGGCTGTGCCGGGCCACGGCATCCCTGAGCCCGCAACTTTGCTTCCTGACAGCCGCCTCCACGCCATCCTGCTCTCGGGAGGGTGACGTTCGTGGCGAGCGCCTGGTTTTCGGCTGCGAAAGCAaagggaggaggctggaggcTGTTCTCGGCTGGTGCCGCGCGTCGGGCTCTGCGGCCGGATGCCCGAGTCCTTGCAGTGCCGAGAGCGGGAGTGAACGGCTTCCCGAGCTGGCGGACCAGCGGTCAGGTGCAAAGGCCGGACGGCGGGTCCGTTCGCCCAGAGGGGAACCTTTCTGCTGACGGCAGATCCGCTTTGGGCAGTTCGGGGCAGGggagcacagccctggcactgGCGGTGGGGCAGGATGCGCCCCATGCACCCGGGCAGCTGGTTAAACCCTGGTCCTTACGTTTCAGAGCCAGGCCAGCACTTTGCTCCGGAGCATTGGTGACTGCTTTTCGCTGCACCAAAAGCACCGTTTACACGATATAACTCGAAAAGAAATGACCTAGCGTCAACTCCGTTATTATTAGAGAAGCAGAGCGTTGCAAAGAAAACACTCTTGAAAGGTGGTTACCTCTGGGTTTAGCTTTTGCTCCTATCCTCTGTGTCGTGGCTCAGCCGTAGCAAACCCAGGGATGTCTTGCAGTTCAGGAGCACCCACAAGGATCCCAAAGCCTTCGAGAAACGCAGCGGCTGCCCCTCGCTCCCTTGCCCGTGGGCGGCGCGCCTGCTCCTGGGGTGGGACGAGGCAGCGGCTTACCAGCATTCATTCAGCAAAGCCATGCAATAGGTTAGGACAGGAAGCGAAGACAGTTCTCATTCGGTTTCTGCGTATAGCACTGTGAATCAGAGATCACTCCACGGGACCCTCCCTGGCACGCCGGGGAGGTTTCGGAAAGCAGGGCACGATGTCTCCCGCGCTTTCGGAGGGGTTCGTGCTTGGTGGAATCAAGCGCCTGGTCCTTCCCTGCAGGGGCGGCGAGGCGGCCtgtttgctctttcatttttattttacctcattttttggttttgatactTGAAGAAGAGTCAGTGATTGACATTGTACAGTGATGCCCTGGACTGGAGAGTGGATGCACTTTATAGTAACTTGTATACTGATAGTGGGGCCCCATCCTGCCTCTGCCGAGCCCGCAGCAAGGTTTCCTTGGTGTCAGCACcggcaggagcagagccaggatgGGCTGGTTCTTCCAAAAACCTTTCTAGGATGTTAGGGAGCAATCTCTGTGTTTTATTGTGGGTTTTCACATACTGTAGAAACTCAAAGTCACGTTCTGCTGTCAGTTGACCCGGTGGAAAATTCAGCCATAATTGAGCTGGGCTGACTTCGGTTTTGCCCGTGCCGTGAGGGCTGGAGACGGTGGAGGTcgggcagctcctgcctttaCTCCCGTGTAACTCACCCGTTTCAATGGGTTACTCTACTGGAATCTGAAGTCGCTTCAGCCCTGGCAGGCTGCGGCGTTACCGCTGGATCCACTCCAGTGTGGTTTCAGGGCTGCTAATGGAGCAAATTGAAAGTCACCTCCAGTAAAGTGACGCTAACGTAAAATCTGGAGTTGTTCCGCTCCTGTCTGCGCAGGGATAAAAAACGAAGTCACCCTCCAACGGTGGCACCAGTTTACCAGGCAGCTGATGGCAGAATGTGTTTTCTGGTCTTGCGATGATGCTTTTGAAACAACTTGCAGAGAAACGGAGCGGCGAGACAGAGCAGCGCTTCGTGGCCGCAGAGATCTTATCTTGGCTCCCAGGAGCTGGGACGGAGAGACACGGTCGCAGGCTGCTTTGCTCGTGAAGCAAGTTTCACGCTTGCTCGTCTGTGAAACaatcagcacttttttttttcctttttccttatgAATTCTGTTCAAGATAATcataaaaaaggggaaaaaaaaatcaggggcCAGATCCTGTTTTGCAATTGAGGATTTGCTCCTGGGTTAAAAGCAGCGTTAAGCAAACATGAAAGGCAGCGGGCACGAGCGCTGACGAATCCCGCACTAGCAGGTCTGTTGGAGCCATGGCCGCTGCAGAGCCCGGTCATGCTGCCGTGCCACGGAGCCGACTCTGATCCCAGCCCCAGGCGAGCCAGGGAAATCCCCCCGAGCAGCCCCCGGGCATCCAGCTGCGTGGCCGGTCGGGAGCCTTTGGGGCTGCAGAGGATTTCCTCCGGCTCTGCCCCAGTATCAAAGAGATCCAGGCTCCAGCTTGCTGCCGTTGGGGCTCTGGCAAAGCCGCTCCGGTGGGATTTCCCATGTAAGAAATGAGCTAAAACGAAACCCAAGCCACtgggcaccagcagcagccGATCTCGGCAATACCCACGCAGCAGCAGCGGCTTCCAGGGGAGCGCAGCCCTCCGCCAGCCCTTCATGGTTTTTGCTTGACCAGTACCACGTTAGCTTTCTCTC carries:
- the MEX3A gene encoding RNA-binding protein MEX3A, giving the protein MPSLVVPGIMERNGGFGDLGCFGGSGKDRALLEDDRALQLALDQLCLLGLGEPSSSSSSSAVVLVEDSNNNNNNPPPPPPQQPPPPPPPPQQQPPPPPPPPPPAPKGSSAPSAGAAEPKLCALYKEAELRLKSSSNTTECVPVPSSEHVAEIVGRQGCKIKALRAKTNTYIKTPVRGEEPVFMVTGRREDVAMARREIISAAEHFSMIRASRNKAGTTFGSAPTLPGQVTIRVRVPYRVVGLVVGPKGATIKRIQQQTNTYIITPSRDRDPVFEITGAPGNVERAREEIETHIAVRTGKILEYNNENDFLSSSPDSGMENRYSEAWRVHTPAPGCKPLSTFRQNSLGCIGDCSVDPVYETPRLNDQNDFNYGYLFPNYGVNKQDLYYGVPESGAPMWAGQENTNPVSVLFSKQQRSSSTGAIHPNSHRSPSSSIQEPNLSGLPRRSQGEPLQGFSKLGTTTAARTSVSSSRECMVCFESEVTAALVPCGHNLFCMECAVRICERTDPECPVCHAAATQAIRIFS